GCATTTGCTTCTATTGTAAAAGGCCGTAAAAAAGCTGATAACATCACCGCTTGGTTGGTACCGGGGTCACATATCGTTGAAGCTCAGATCAAGGAAGAAGGTATCTTAGATATTTTGACCGAAGCAGGATTTTTGTTGCGTCAGCCAGGTTGCTCGGCATGTTTGGCAATGAACGACGACAAAATCCCAGCCGGTAAATATGCTGTAAGTACTTCAAACCGTAACTTTGAAGGTCGTCAGGGGCCAGGTTCTCGTACACTTTTGGCATCGCCATTGGTTGCTGCAGCAGCGGCTGTAACAGGCGTAGTTACCGACCCAAGAACCTTGTTATAAAGGTAATCAACTGAGCAAATCGATGCTTGATTTTGTTGCATTGATACACTTGCTCGGTATAACCAAAGCTCTTTCTTTTGAGCCAATAATTAATTGATAAATCAATTTTGCTAACAGGTATTACGAGCAAAATAGGCTGCACCTAGCTTACAGCCGAAGCTCGCAAGCCCAAAGCCCCAACAATATGGCATACGATAAATTCGAGGTATTACGCTCATCGGCGGTGCCTCTTCCAATAGAAAACGTTGATACAGACCAAATTATCCCTGCTCGCTTTTTGAAAGCCACTAAGCGTGAGGGTTTTGGCGATAATCTTTTCCGTGACTGGCGTTACAACAACGATGATTCGCCAAAGCAGGATTTCGTATTGAATAACCCAACTTATTCAGGAAAAATCTTGGTTGGTGGCAAAAACTTCGGTAGTGGGTCAAGCCGTGAACACGCAGCTTGGGCAATTTATGATTACGGTTTCCGTTGTGTAATATCTAGCTTTTTTGCAGATATTTTCAAGGGTAACTCTTTGAATATCGGTATTTTACCAGTACAGGTAAGCCCAGAATTTTTGGATAAAATTTTCTTAGCTATCGAAGCCGACCCCAAGGCTGAATTAGAAGTAAATCTTCCTGCTCAGACTATCACTATTGTAGCTACAGGCGAAAGCGAAAGTTTTGCTATCAATGGTTATAAAAAACACAATATGCTTAATGGTTTTGACGACATTGATTATTTGCAATCAATGAAAGAGGAAATCAAAGAGTTTGCCGAGAAGAGTTTGTATTAATAGTTGCTTTAGGCAATAGGTAATAAATAATAAGCTCTTGTGCTTGTGTTTACTGCTTATTGCCTAGTGCATATAGCAACAAAATATGAGACATATAGAAATTATGGACACCACACTCCGTGACGGAGAACAAACCAGTGGTGTATCTTTTTCCGCTTCTGAAAAATTAACAATTGCTCAATTGTTGTTGCAAGAAGTGAAAGTAGACCGAATCGAAATTGCTTCTGCTAGGGTTTCTGAAGGTGAATTTCAGGCAGTAAAAAAAGTAACTGAATGGGCCAAAGAAAATGGCTTTTTGGATAAAGTAGAGGTCTTGACCTTTGTCGATGGCCAAACATCTGTCAATTGGATGTTAGAAGCCGGTGCTACAGTCATGAACTTACTCACCAAAGGTTCACTGAATCATTTGACTCATCAACTGAAAAAAACACCAGAACAACACTTTGCCGAAATAGCTCAAGTGATTGAACTGGCTGGCTCGAAAGGAATTAAATGCAATGTCTATTTGGAGGATTGGAGTAATGGTATGCGAAATTCGCAGGAGTATGTGCTTCAATACCTTGATTTTCTGGTTCTGCAACCTATCGAAAGAGTGTTGTTGCCCGATACGCTTGGGGTATTAACCCCTCGTGAAACCTACGATTATATTAGTTTACTAACAAAACGTTATCCCAATACTCATTTCGACTTCCATGCACATAACGACTACGACCTCAGTATCGCCAATGTAATGGAAGCTGTACGTGCTGGAGCTCATGGCCTTCACTTAACCGTTAATGGTATGGGCGAGCGTGCAGGAAATGCTCCGCTTTCGAGTGCTATTGCGGTTATCAACGATTTCATGAACGCCGATGTAAAAACGTCGGTGAATGAACATTCTTTGTATTCTATTAGTAGGCTAGTCGAAACTTTCTCTGGATTTAGGATTCCTGTCAATAAGCCTATTACAGGCGAAAATGTATTTACACAAACGGCTGGTATTCATGCCGATGGAGACAATAAGAAAAATTTGTACTTCAACGATTTGATGCCCGAACGTTTTGGCCGACAACGGAAATATGCCCTTGGGAAAACTTCTGGAAAAGCTAATATTGAGAAAAATTTGCAAGATTTAGGTATCAAGTTGGCCGATGAAGACCTCAAGAAAGTAACCCAACGAATTATTGAGCTAGGCGATAGAAAAGAAATGGTAACGCCCGAAGATTTACCATATATCATTTCTGACGTACTTGATAGTAATTCGATTGAGGAGAAAGTGGTTGTATTGAATTATGTACTTACGCATTCAAAAAACCTAAAACCGTCGGCTACTGTTCAAGTACAAATTGGTGAAAAGTTTTTTGAGGAAAGTGCTCAAGGCGATGGTCAATACGATGCCTTTATGAATGCCTTGAAAAAGATTTATTGCCAGCTAGAAACGTGTTTGCCTACCCTCAATGACTATGCCGTACGGATTCCTCCTGGAGGAAAAACCGATGCCCTTTGTGAAACCATTATTACTTGGGAGCATAATGGCAAAGAGTTCAAAACCAGAGGCTTGGATTCTGACCAAACGGTAGCAGCGATAAAAGCAACTCAGAAAGCGTTGAATATTATAGGCTAGAAATGATAGGCTCAAAAGCTTTTGTTGGTCTTTGATTGTTATTTCATCTTGTTGTGTCAGTGTTCTATTAGTAGTATCTGACCAGTTAAGTTTTAACTAATATCAGGTAAATAGGGTTAAGGCCTTTGTTATATAACTTGGTATCAGGATTTTAATATTAAAAGGCTTTCAGGAGTGTTTAGGTTATCTTCTAGTTTCTTCAATGAATCCTTTTCTATTAGCGAGTGAATTTATTTTGCTAGCTACAAAAGGTTGAATAGCTTCAATTGGTAGGTGTAAACCCTTTTATCAAGCTGAAGCTAAACTTATAGCTAGGTTAGCTAAAACTAGAAATATTGTTAAATCCAAATAAGGGACTTTGCACTTTGTGCCTCAGGGGCTTTGTGTATTGGTCTCTACAACTATAAAATGGCAAAAAAGCATATCTTAGTCGTTCCCGGTGATGGCATCGGACAAGAAGTTACCGCTATTGGTAAAAAAGTATTAGAAAAAATTGCTGAGAAATTTGGTCATGAGTTTACTTATGACGAAGCTCTTATTGGACACGTAGCCATCGAAGCTACTGGCGACCCACTTCCTGCTGAGACATTAGAAAAAATGCGTGCTTCAGATGCTGTACTATTTGGTGCAGTAGGCCACGCCAAGTACGACAACGACCCTCACGCTAAAGTGCGTCCAGAGCAAGGTTTGTTGAAAATGCGTAAAGAATTAGGATTGTATGCCAACCTTCGTCCCATCAAATTATTTGATGAGTTGTTAGAAGCGTCAAGTATCAAGCCCGAAATATTGAAAGGAGCTGATATTCTTTTCTTCCGTGAATTAACAGGCGATATCTACTTTGGAGAAAAAGGCCGTAAAAATGATGGTGCTACTGCTTATGATATTGCAGAATATAGCCGCTATGAAGTAGAAAGAATTGCTCGTAAAGCATTTGATGCAGCTATGACACGTGG
The DNA window shown above is from Flectobacillus major DSM 103 and carries:
- the leuD gene encoding 3-isopropylmalate dehydratase small subunit, which produces MAYDKFEVLRSSAVPLPIENVDTDQIIPARFLKATKREGFGDNLFRDWRYNNDDSPKQDFVLNNPTYSGKILVGGKNFGSGSSREHAAWAIYDYGFRCVISSFFADIFKGNSLNIGILPVQVSPEFLDKIFLAIEADPKAELEVNLPAQTITIVATGESESFAINGYKKHNMLNGFDDIDYLQSMKEEIKEFAEKSLY
- a CDS encoding alpha-isopropylmalate synthase regulatory domain-containing protein, with product MRHIEIMDTTLRDGEQTSGVSFSASEKLTIAQLLLQEVKVDRIEIASARVSEGEFQAVKKVTEWAKENGFLDKVEVLTFVDGQTSVNWMLEAGATVMNLLTKGSLNHLTHQLKKTPEQHFAEIAQVIELAGSKGIKCNVYLEDWSNGMRNSQEYVLQYLDFLVLQPIERVLLPDTLGVLTPRETYDYISLLTKRYPNTHFDFHAHNDYDLSIANVMEAVRAGAHGLHLTVNGMGERAGNAPLSSAIAVINDFMNADVKTSVNEHSLYSISRLVETFSGFRIPVNKPITGENVFTQTAGIHADGDNKKNLYFNDLMPERFGRQRKYALGKTSGKANIEKNLQDLGIKLADEDLKKVTQRIIELGDRKEMVTPEDLPYIISDVLDSNSIEEKVVVLNYVLTHSKNLKPSATVQVQIGEKFFEESAQGDGQYDAFMNALKKIYCQLETCLPTLNDYAVRIPPGGKTDALCETIITWEHNGKEFKTRGLDSDQTVAAIKATQKALNIIG
- the leuB gene encoding 3-isopropylmalate dehydrogenase translates to MAKKHILVVPGDGIGQEVTAIGKKVLEKIAEKFGHEFTYDEALIGHVAIEATGDPLPAETLEKMRASDAVLFGAVGHAKYDNDPHAKVRPEQGLLKMRKELGLYANLRPIKLFDELLEASSIKPEILKGADILFFRELTGDIYFGEKGRKNDGATAYDIAEYSRYEVERIARKAFDAAMTRGKKLMSVDKANVLETSRLWREVVQQVALEYPEVEVTHQFVDSAAMMLIKDPKQFDVVVTANLFGDILTDEASQIAGSMGMLASASVGDSTGVYEPIHGSAHDITGKGIANPMASVLSAALLLDISFGLKAESEAIISAVDQVLKAGFRTGDIATKDTPKDKILGTDAIGAEILSRI